TCAACGCCGGTGGCCGGGGCTGGCGCAGCCACGGTGTCACGGCCTGGTTCCTGGCGGTGGTGCCGCTGACCTTGCTGGCGCTGATTCTTTCCTGGCTGCCTGTTATCGGCTGGCTGGTGGACGTGCTGGCGCTGTACTGCGCCCTGGGCCTGCGCAGCCTGGGCGAGCATGTGCTGCCGGTGGCCCAGGCGCTGCGCCAGGGCGACCTGGCGGAGGCGCGGCGGCGCGTCGGTTACCTGGTCAGCCGCGAGACCCGCGAACTGGACGAACCCGCCGTGGCCCGGGCGGCCACCGAGTCGGTGCTGGAGAACGGCAGCGATGCGGTATTCGCCGCGCTGTTCTGGTTCGTCGTGGCCGGGGCGCCGGGGGTGGTGCTGTACCGCTTGAGCAATACCCTGGATGCCATGTGGGGCTATCGCAATGAACGTTTCGAGCGCTTCGGCTGGTGCGCGGCACGTATCGACGATGGGCTGAACTATATTCCCGCCAGGCTGGTGGCGCTGACCTATGCGCTGCTGGGCAAAACCCGCTTGGCCCTGGCCTGCTGGCGCAAGCAGGCGCCGCTGTGGGACAGCCCCAACGCCGGCCCGGTGATGGCGGCGGGGGCCGGTGCCCTGGGCGTGGAGCTGGGTGGCCCGGCGGTGTATCACGGCGAGCTGCACGAACGCCCGCGCCTGGGCGAGGGGCCGATGGCCGACGCTGATGCCATCGAGCGTGGCTGGAGCCTGGTGCAGCGTGGCGTGTGGCTGTGGGTGCTATTGATCTGCGTGGGAGCCTACCTGAATGCTTGAGCACGGTGGCCGCCTGCTGCGGGCGGTGAAACAGTACGCGATCCCTCGGCAACAGTGGCTCGATCTGTCCAGTGGTATCGCACCCTGGCCCTACCCGATACCGCCGATTCCCGTGGACGCCTGGGCTCGACTGCCCGAGA
This sequence is a window from Pseudomonas maumuensis. Protein-coding genes within it:
- the cbiB gene encoding adenosylcobinamide-phosphate synthase CbiB, with the translated sequence MSVALLTVAGVAIDALLGEPRRRHPLVGFGNLAARLEQRFNAGGRGWRSHGVTAWFLAVVPLTLLALILSWLPVIGWLVDVLALYCALGLRSLGEHVLPVAQALRQGDLAEARRRVGYLVSRETRELDEPAVARAATESVLENGSDAVFAALFWFVVAGAPGVVLYRLSNTLDAMWGYRNERFERFGWCAARIDDGLNYIPARLVALTYALLGKTRLALACWRKQAPLWDSPNAGPVMAAGAGALGVELGGPAVYHGELHERPRLGEGPMADADAIERGWSLVQRGVWLWVLLICVGAYLNA